The Coffea arabica cultivar ET-39 chromosome 1e, Coffea Arabica ET-39 HiFi, whole genome shotgun sequence genome has a window encoding:
- the LOC113690640 gene encoding F-box/LRR-repeat protein At1g06630-like, translating into MVDKKFRSLIDSWISAALLFNVQELEIFVSIRHYAINCPGILTCKTLVSLRLLVDSEVPSLVVLPNLKVLHMSLKGQVVDSVRRLIQGCPLLEELDVALDLQSVEDEETNDAEADVVDFSGPSIKRLRIELWGGECTVLVDSGVLEHLAYDAPRHDGEHQVIFNVPNLTHFSYSAPAIGVNFIQNLNSLVEASIGAGLCKDQLNSRDAIDHLIRVKTVKSLSLRQDILEDVIYSDDKSLLLWFISMKALYDSQDFLPIFKNLTSLTLVCSCNPDETDHILSWKALASLFGKAPSLEALTFWKVCLGNVIENEELECLFSEALPICFIKLLKEIEFKFLYKEEEECQLKLIEYLLKNGKALKKMTVGHFLMPSVCRRILSFKRGSEDCEIVLDEAKKNFGDICDDLQETLRKG; encoded by the exons ATGGTTGATAAAAAGTTCCGATCGCTAATTGACTCGTGGATATCTGCTGCACTTTTGTTTAACGTTCAAGAACTTGAAATATTTGTCTCAATTCGACATTATGCAATAAATTGTCCCGGAATTTTAACGTGCAAAACCTTAGTTTCTCTGCGACTACTGGTGGATTCAGAAGTCCCCAGTTTAGTGGTTTTACCAAATCTTAAGGTGCTTCACATGTCGTTAAAGGGACAAGTTGTTGATTCTGTTCGAAGGCTTATTCAAGGTTGCCCTCTGCTTGAAGAACTGGATGTAGCATTAGACTTACAATCTGTGGAGGATGAGGAGACTAATGATGCTGAAGCTGATGTAGTTGATTTCAGTGGTCCTTCGATCAAAAGATTGAGAATTGAACTGTGGGGAGGTGAGTGTACTGTTCTTGTGGATTCAGGTGTTCTGGAACATTTGGCATATGATGCTCCTAGACATGATGGCGAGCATCAGGTCATCTTCAATGTCCCAAACCTTACACATTTTTCCTACTCTGCACCTGCAATTGGAGTTAATTTCATTCAAAACCTAAACTCTCTTGTTGAAGCTAGTATAGGAGCTGGATTGTGCAAGGATCAACTAAACAGTCGTGATGCTATTGATCATCTTATAAGGGTGAAAACAGTGAAATCACTTTCCTTAAGACAGGACATTCTGGAG GATGTCATATATTCAGATGATAAATCCTTATTGCTCTGGTTCATTTCCATGAAGGCTCTCTATGATTCCCAAGATTTCCTGCCGATTTTCAAGAATTTGACGAGCCTGACGCTTGTATGCAGCTGCAATCCTGATGAAACTGACCATATCCTTTCTTGGAAAGCGTTAGCTAGCTTATTTGGGAAGGCCCCTAGCCTTGAGGCTCTCACTTTTTGGAAG GTGTGTTTGGGCAATGTCATTGAGAACGAAGAATTGGAGTGCTTGTTTTCAGAGGCTCTCCCCATATGCTTCATCAAACTTCTGAAGGAAATTGAATTTAAGTTTCTTtacaaggaggaagaagaatgTCAATTGAAGCTGATTGAGTATCTTTTGAAAAATGGGAAAGCTCTAAAGAAGATGACTGTTGGTCATTTTCTGATGCCTTCAGTTTGTAGAAGAATATTGTCATTCAAGAGAGGCTCTGAAGATTGTGAAATCGTATTAGACGAAGCCAAGAAGAATTTTGGCGATATCTGTGATGATCTCCAAGAAACGTTAAGGAAGGGATAG